The genomic interval GGCGTGGCCAGCAGCGCGAAGGCGCCCGCGTCGGTCGCCCCCAGCCCCGCCATCAGCGCGCCCCCCGCGTGCTCGCGCTGGGACGCCGCCAGCGCCGCGAAGGCCGCCGTGTCCTCGGGGCGCATGCGCTGCCCCCCCACCTCGGCCAGCGCGTGCAGCACGCCCTCGCCCGCGGCCGCCGGCGCCAGCACCATGCCGAGGCTTGTGCCCTGTGGGAAGCGCCCCAGCAGCGCGGAGGGCACCTCGGGCAGCCGCGCAAGCGCGCGCGCCGCGGGCGACCCGGGCACCAGCTCGGTGTCCAGCGTGAAGCCGAGGCCGTGCGCGGTCGGGCCCATCCAGGCGGTCATGGCGCGGATGTCGGGCATGTAGGCCGTCAGCTCGCGCACGGCGCTGGCCACGGTCTGCACAAAGGCCTCCGGGTCGCCCAGCGCCGGGGCGTCCGCGTGGGCCGAGCGCTCGGCGCGGGCCGCGGCCAGCGCGCCCGCCACCTGTTCGTCCACGGCGCCCTCCAGCTCGGTGCGGGCGCGGCGCGCGATGACCCCCTCGGCGCTGCGGATGTGCAGGCCCGGCGCCCCCAGCTCGGCGCTGCGCAGGCGCGAGACCAGGTAGCCCAGCGAGGCCTCCAGCTCCGGGCGGTCGCGCGCCACGAGCACCACGTCCTGGTACAGCACGGTGATGGGCTCGCCCACCACCGGCGCGCGGCCCACGTAGCGGCTGCCGTGCGGCCCGCCGTCCACCAGGGTCACACCCACACCCAGCGGGAACTGACCCTCGTCCGTGCGCACCAGCGCGGCCGCCACCTGCGCGTCGTCCACGCGCACGCCCACGATGGGCGCGTCGTCGCGGACTCGCGGCTTCACGCTGTCCGGTACCGGCGCGAGGTGGTCGAAGGCCTCGGCCATGGTGGCCGGGAGCATGGTGCGCAGGGCCTCGGCGCGGACCTGGTCGCGCACGGCGGTGAGCGCGTCGCGGCCGCCCGTGAACCACACCTCCATCGTCATGTTGTCGGGAGGGGTGTTGGGGAGCTCGGGCGCGGGGGCCGGCGTGGGCGCGGCGGGCTGGTCACCGCCGGAGCAGGCAGGCACCGCGGAGACCAGGACCGCGAGCAGCGCGCCGAGCGCCGCGCGCCCAGCGGGACGGACCGCAGCACGAGTACGGAGCAGAGCGGGGGGGAGGGGACGCCAACGCATGGCGTACGCTAGCAGCGCGACGCGTCCGTGGCGATCGGGGGCAGGTGCGGGTCCCGCAGCGCGCGATAGCGCCCGGCCAGCGAGGCGCGCAGCGGGGTGTCGGGCAGGGCGTCGAGGGCCCGCTCCACCCGCTCGGCCACCGTGCGGTTATGCACGCCCAGGGGATGACGCTCCAGGTGGTCCAGCAGGAAGGTCACCCGCGCGGCGGGCAGCGCCCGCCCCATGCGCAGGAGGGTCCGGGCGAAGTGCTCCAGCTCGGCCTGTGCAGCGTCATCCTCTTCGGCCATGAGAGGGTGTACGCCGGGGCGCGGGGGGATCCTTCCCCGCCCCGCTGCCGTTCATGGACATTGCGTCAGTGACGCAGCCCAGGTGCGGACGGCCCGCACACCCCCGCCCAGGTCCGGGAGGCTGCGCCCCAGCGGCGGCATCTGTCGGAACGGGTCGGTGGACTCCATGCGCTGCACCACGAAGCTGGCGTCCGGGTCGCCGGGGTGGATGCGCAGCGTGCCCTCGGGGGCGAAGAACTGCACCTCGTCACACAAGTGGGTGTCTTCGAGCGTGCGCTCGATGCGCATGTCCAGCGTGAGCGCCGGCGAGGACTGACCGAGCGGCCGGTGGCAGTGACTGCAGTTGGCGTGCAGGTACGCCCGGGCGCGTCGCTCGGGGTCCTCGCCCTCGTCCTTCGGGTCCGCCAGCGCGGGATAGTCCGCCGGGCGCGGGGGCTGCCCCGGCTCGGCGTTGAGCGTGTTGAACACGCCCACCTCGTGCATGGCCACCAGCTGGTTCTCGACGTAGCCCGTGTAGTCGAACAGCCCGTTCAGCTGGTCGATGCGGAAGCCCAGCGCGCGCTCGGTCGCGGTGCTGTGGCAGGTCATGCACTCGGTGCGGCTGGGGAAGTGGTAGGTGAAGGTCTGCGTCGTCCCGTCACGCCGGATGCGCAGCTCCTCGTTCTCGCCCGCGGCGAGCAGGTGCGCCTCGCGCCCGTTGTCGTCGAAGCGGTAGGTGAAGAAGCCCCAGTCGAGCGCGCCGCGCATGATGAAGCGCACCTCGAGGCGCCGCAGGCTGCTGGGCCGGCGCTCGTCCATGAGCATGTCGAACTCTTTGACGAGCACGGTGCCCACCGGGAAGCCCAGCGTGCCGTCGGGCAGGTAGGTGATGACCTGGCCGGGCGGCAGCACCAAGTAGCGGGCCTTGGCCGCGCCGTCGGTCCAGAGCGGTGAGTTGACGTCGTAGGGGATCATGTCCGCCGCCGGGACGTTCAGCGCGTCGCCACCGAAGCAGCCGGTGGCGCTGAGGGTCTCCGGCATGGGCGCACCCGTGCCGAGGGTGACGTCCACGGCGGCCAAGCAAGTGCGCACCGTGGCGCGGGCCGGGAGCGCAGGACCCTCGCGGGGCGGGTAGCCCGCGTCGTGGTAGGCGTTGGGGATGTCTTGGCAACCGGTCCACGCCGCGAAGAGCACGCAGACGGAGAGCACGCAGAACGCGGCGGGGCGACGGGGGGTGCGACGGCTCACGCGTTGCGGAATAGCAAGGCTCGTGCCGCGAAGCCACGGTTCATCGGAAGATGGGGGGCTCTGGGGGCAGAGGCGCCGTTGGCGGTTGGTGGCTAGAACGACAGCGTCGCCGCCGCGCCGTATTGCCCACGCGCGGCGTCCACGTCGGGGCGCAGCGAGAGCCGGTAGTCGCGCTGCGCTGCGCGGTATCGGCGGCGGGCGCGCACCTTGCGCGGGAGCAGGAAGCTGGCGGACAGGATGAAGAGCGGCAGGCTGAGGCCCATCAGCACGGCGCCGCCGATCACGGGCCCCCCACAGTAGTCCCCGTAGGAGCTGTCGCAGTACCAGAGCCCCTCGGTGAGCAGGAACGTCCCGGAGACGAACGCCGCCGCCGAACCCGTGAGCGTCATCAACGGCCAGAACAGGCTGGGCCGCCGACCGGGCGGGGGCTGCGGCGCGTCGAGCCGGTAGCCCGCGGGGGGCTGCTCGGCGTAGGGGTGCGCGCCATAGCCCGGCACCACGACGTAGGTGGTCGTGCCCGGGGCCGCCGTCGCTGGAGGCGTCGACACAGCCGGTGCGGGGGCGGTCGAGACGGCCGGCGCTGCGGGAGCCGGGGGCGCGGCCACGCGGGTCGCGGCGCGTTCGGGGACGATCTCGAGCTCTTGCACGTCCGCCATGGGGATGGTGTGCACCTCGCCCGAGTCCGTGCGGATGACGATGCGCTCCGAGGGGACGTACACCTCGATCTCACCGGTGACGACGCCACCCGAGCGCAGCCGAGCGGTGCCGCGGTCTGCGAGTGCGGCGTCGGGCGCGCAGAGCAGCGTGAGAGTGGTCACCAGCGCGAGCGCGGGGCGGAGGAGGGCGGGGTGAGTCGTCATGCTGCCGTGCGCACTGTGCAGGGCGCGTGCCATGCGAAGTTCTCGGCGTTCTCGCGCACGAGTTCCCAGCCATGCGCTATCGATGGTGAGCGTTTGGCACACGGTGGCTCACCTTCGTGACCCGTCGCGACGTGGCGGGCTGTCGCGACGTGGCGGGCTGTCGCGACGTGGCGGGCTGTCGCGACGTGGCGGGCTGTCGCGACATGGTCGGATGCGCAGCAAGTTGGTGAAGCTGGTGGGTTGGGGGGCACCAGGCTGAAGCCTGGTGCCCCGGGGCTGCAGTGCTCGATGAAAGTCCGCCCCACTGCGGGGGCGGACTACGTGATGGTGGCCTGTGGCGGTTCGGTGGAGGGGCTGGCGCTGTGCTTCAGGGTTCGCTGATGGTCCACGGCTCGGATGCTTGGGGGCGGCTGTGGTGTTCGCGCTGACGTTGAACGTACTGAGCGACGGCCCTCAGGTCTTCGGGGGCGAGGGACTGCGCCCAGTAGCGGTGCTGCCAGGCGAAACGCTCGGGTAGCGCGCCCTTGCGCTTGAGCTCGTAGGCCGAGCCGCCCTTCATTCGGCGGATCACCTCGCTCAGCGGGGCATTCGGGTCGAGGCGAACGACGACGTGGACGTGGTCACTCGCGCACCCGGCCGCAAGCACGTGACTACCAGCGTCACCTGCCTTCCTCCCGAGCAGGTCGCACAGGCGGGCGTCCAACGATGGGGGCAGGAACGGCCGGCGCTGACGAACAGCCCGTACAACGTGCACCAAGACCAACACAGGAGAACGCACCATGCGGCCATTCTCGAACGCGATCCGTTCCACTTGCGCATCAGCCATCACCGAAGTGCTTGCGCGGCATGAACAAGGCGCAGGCCTCAATCCAAGCATCGTCGTGTCATCGCGACCACGCAGTCCGCCCCCGCAGTGGGGCGGACTTGCAGGTCACACTGCAGCCCCGGGGCACCAGGCTTCAGCCTGGTGCCCCCCAACCCACTGTTTCGGCCCCGACCCAGAGTGCAGTCCAAACCGCTTGTGGCCCGACCCGACTTACCTACAGGTGCAGCCGCCGCACTCCGTCGTGGACGTCTCGCGCAGCGGGTTGCAGCGCGGTTGGTAGCCGGCGCTGCACTGGTTCTGCCCGGCGATGCAGCGCAGATTCAGCTCGGCGCACTCGCACGTGCCC from Sandaracinaceae bacterium carries:
- the tnpA gene encoding IS200/IS605 family transposase is translated as MVRSPVLVLVHVVRAVRQRRPFLPPSLDARLCDLLGRKAGDAGSHVLAAGCASDHVHVVVRLDPNAPLSEVIRRMKGGSAYELKRKGALPERFAWQHRYWAQSLAPEDLRAVAQYVQRQREHHSRPQASEPWTISEP